Within the Thermoanaerobaculia bacterium genome, the region TTCGGCGCGTTCGCAGTCGCCTGCATGATCGCCGTCTTCCTCTCCGCGTTGTTCGCGATCTTCGGATGTCTCTACTGGATCGCGACGACTTTCCTCATGCTCTTCTACGCGGCGCTGATAGTGGTCGGAATCGCAAAGGCCCTGCGCGGCGAGCGGCTCGTCATCCCGGTGCTGACCGATCTTGCCCGCCGGTTCTGAGGCCGCCGCCGGACCCTCGCCCGGCGCCGACGCGCGCCGGCTCCCTTCCGCGCTCGTGCTCGCGGTCGCCCTGACGGCCGCCCTCGTCGGCGACGCCTTCAACCCGCCCGCGCGCCAGTGGAGCGGACGGGCGGCCGCAGCCGCCGTGAGCGCCTACCGCAAAACGGTCTCGCCGCTCCTGGCGAGGAGCCGGCTCGTGCGATGCCGCTTCACTCCGACCTGCTCGCTCTACGGGCTCGAGGCGCTGCGCCGCCACGGCTTCTTCCGGGGAAGCGCGCTCGCCGCGTGGAGGGTCCTCCGATGCAATCCGCTGTCGAAGGGGGGCGTCGACCTCGTTCCGTAGTCGCGCAGGTTCCACGCGCCGAGTTGAAGCGGTCGCTTCGCGCCGCTTAACTCGGCGGTTTTTGCGGCGAGATCCCGAGGCCTACCGGGGCGCAGGTCGCAGGGTCTCGCGGGCGGCACGCGCCCGTATTCGCTCGATGTATCGCGACGCCTGCTATCCTCGCAAAACCCGCGCCGCGAGCGCGGGTTCATTGGTCGTGATCGACGCCACACCCCGGTCGGCCAGAGCCTGGATCTCCTCGGGCGAGTCCACGGTCCAGGGATGCACGGTCAGGCCCGCGCGCGCCGCGGCGGCGACGAAGGCTTCCGTCGCAAAATCCGCCCTCGGGCCCACGGCGACGCACGGCGGGAAGATCCCCCGCGGCTGCCCGGCCTCCGGGAGCGCGACGGCGCGGTCGAACAGATAGGACGTCGCGACCCCGCTCTCCCGCCCCGCCACGCGCCGGAGCAGGTCCGCGTCGAAGGACGCCACGAGGCACCGCGGCCCGAGCCCGAAGCCGGCGATCACGTCGCAGACGCGCCGGGCCGCGAGCGCCCGGTCGGTCGCCGCGTTGACCTTGACCTCGAGGACGTAGCGCCACGCGTTCCCGTATCGCTGGAAGAGGTCGTCGAGGGTCGGAATCCGGTACTCCCCGAACGGAGACTCGAGGAGAAGACCGCGAACGTCGATCGACGCCATCGCGCGGACCGCGTGCCGCTCGGTGCCGATCGGGATCGCGTCGTCGTGGAAGACGACGAGCTCGCCGTCGCGCGTCTGCTGCAGGTCGAGCTCGATCGCGTCGGCGCCTTCCGCCTCCGCGAAATCGAAGCTGTCGAGGGTGTTCTCCCGCGCCCGGCGCGGCGAGCCGCGGTGGCCGACGATCCAGAGGGGATGCGGCGCCGTCCAGTCGCTCATCGCGGGCGATCCTACCCCACCCGGCGTCGCGGTTGGATTCGCCCGCGATGAGCTCCGAGACGTCGACGTACAATCGGACATGTTTCCCGGCCTCCTCCAGTATCTCCTTTGGCTGGCGGCGCATTCGCCCGCCCTGCGGAAGACGCTTCCGCGGCCGACGATCCGGGTCGAGGTTCACGCGGAAGCGGAGCTCGACGGACTGACGCGCCTCCTGACCCTCGCCCGGAGCTGTCACAAGTTCGACGGCGCCGGGGCCTCCACGCAAGGCTGCCCCCGGGTCGACAGGAGGTTCCGCGGGAACTCGATTTCCATCGAGGGCGTCGAGCCCGGCCTGTATCTCCTGGGGTTGCAGATCGGGCGCGAGCGAAGAGTCGAGACCGTTTCCGTCGGAACGGCAGACCGGACCGAGATGATCGAATTCAAACGACCCCGCTTGCGCGGCCGCGTCACCCGCAACGGCGCCGGGGTCGCCGCCACGCTGGTTTTCTCGACAAAGCCGGAACCGGCCGCCGACGAGATTCTGTCGTCGACCCCGACGACCCGCGAGTCGGGGCCGTCGGGAGAGTACGAGGCGAACCTATGGGCGGGCGCCGCCTACGTCGCGCGCGTGACCGCCAAGGAAGCCGGCAGCGTACCCGCCACGTTCCGCTTCGTCGCCCCGTCGGCGGACGACTCGCGAGATTTTCCGCTCACGGCCCGCCCGCTCCACGTTCGGGTCCGCGATGCCGACTCCGGCCAGCCCATCGAAGGCGCCCTGCTGGTATTCATCGACCCCATCGGCGTCCAGACGCCTCTTTCGGACGCCGAAGGGGCGATCGACATCCCGTCGGTTGCCGCGGGGAGGTTCCACGCGACCGCCGTCGCGAAGAACTACCTCAACACGGTCGTCGACGAGGTCCTGGAGGATCGCGACGACTCATCGCCGCTCGAGATCTCCATGAAGCCGCGCGCGGAAGGGAACGGTTTCGCGGTGTATCGACCCGATGGTTCCCCGGCGGCCGGCGTATTCGCGTATTACCGGCTCGACATCGCGACGGATTCCCGCGTCCGGATCCCGTGCGACGCCGACGGGATTTGCGACCCCGGAGAGCGGCCGGGGGACGCCGAGTGGATCATCCTCCAGCATCCCGACGCCGGCCTGACGCTGCGAACGGCGGGCGAGATCTACGGATCCCGTTCGGTCGTCCTCGCGCCGGCGGGCGGCTCGCTCGTCATCCGCCTGACGCCCGGCGGCGCCGCACCGGACGACTGCCAGAGAGCGATCGTCTCGATCGGCGGGGTGCCGGTCGAGCCTTCGGCGTCCTTCACGTGCGGCGACCGCTGGCCGATCGAGATCCCCGGCCTCCCGGCCGGAGAGGTCGAAGTGACGATCGTCACGTTTCACGTCGACGACCAGGCGCGGACGATCCTGAAGACGGTCGCCGGCCCGATCTCGGTGAATCTCCCCTCGTCCCCGATCGAGATACCGATTCCCTGACGCCGGTCAGTCACGAGCAAAGCCGGTGAAGTCTGCCGATGGGCGTTCGCGGATCAGGCTCCCGCCATCTCCTCGACGATCGCGTCGAGCGCCGCGACCGGATCGGCCGCGCGCGTGACCGGGCGGCCGACGACGAGGATCGACGCTCCGGCCGACAGAGCGGCGCCGGGAGTCGCGATCCGCTTCTGGTCGCCGGCCTCCGACCCGCGGGGGCGGATCCCCGGCACGACGGTCAGGAACGCCGGCCCGCACGCGGCTCGCACCGCGGCGACCTCGGCCGCCGAGCAGACGACGCCGTCGAGGCCCGACGCCGCCGCGAGCTGGGACAGCCGGAGCGCGGCGGCCGAAGGATCGCCGGAAAACGGCAGCTCGGCAAAGGCCTCCGGCCCGAGGGAAGTCAGGATCGTCACGGCGATCACCGCCGGCCGCTCGCGGCCGAGGCGCGCCGCTTCCTCGGCGACCGCGGCCCGCGCGGCCACCATCATCTCTCGGCCGCCCGAGGCATGGACGTTGACGAGCGAAGCGCCGGTCCGGACCGCGGCCCTCGCCGCGGCGGCGACGGTGTTCGGGATGTCGTGGAGCTTCAAGTCGAGGAACACCTTTCCCGAGCGCGCGATCTCCGAGACGAGCGCCGGCCCTTCGGCGACGAAGAGCTCGAGGCCGATCTTGAACCAGCCGCACCGCCCCTTCATGCGCGCCGCGAAGTCGCGCGCTTCGGGAGCGCTCCCGAAATCGAGGGCGACGCCGATCCGGTCGCGTGCGGCGGTCTCGCGCGGCGTCACGGCGTCCTTCCGATCAGGTCTCGGGCGGAAATCGACCGCGCGGAGCACCAGGCGTCGAGCTCCGCGACGAGCCTGCCCGAGACGCCGGGATCGCGGAAGTTCGCGGTGCCGATCTGCACCGCGGAGGCGCCCACCGCGAGGAACTCGAGGACGTCCGAGAGCGTCTCGATCCCGCCGATTCCCCAGAGCGGCACGTCCGGCAGAGCGCGATGCACCTGATAGACCATCCGTACGGCGAGCGGCCGGATCGCGGGCCCGGAAAGCCCTCCCGTCCCGAACGAGATCCGCGGCCGCGCCGTCTCGGGGTCGACGGACATTCCGACGAAGGTGTTGACGAGCGACAGGACGTCGGCGCCGGCTCCGCGCGCGGCGCGGGCGGACTCGACGAGGTCCGGCGCGTTCGGAGAGAGTTTCACGACGAGCGGCGCGTCGGTCGCCTTTCTCACCTTCCCGACGAGGGACGCGGTCGCCTGGGGCGAGTTGCCGAAGAGCATTCCTCCCTTGCGCACGTTCGGGCAGGAGATGTTGAGCTCGATTCCGGCGAGCCCTTCCGCGCCGGCAAGCGCGCGGACGATCTCCACGTATTCCTCCTCCTCGTCTCCCCAGATGTTGGCGAAGACCGTCGCGCCGGCCGCGCGGAGACGCGGGAGCTTCTCGGAGAGGAAGGCCTCGATCCCGACGTTCTGGAGGCCGATGGCGTTCAGCATCCCGGAGGGAGTCTCGCAGATCCTCGGCGGCGCGTTCCCCTCGTGCGGGGCAAGAGA harbors:
- the yidD gene encoding membrane protein insertion efficiency factor YidD, which translates into the protein MPAGSEAAAGPSPGADARRLPSALVLAVALTAALVGDAFNPPARQWSGRAAAAAVSAYRKTVSPLLARSRLVRCRFTPTCSLYGLEALRRHGFFRGSALAAWRVLRCNPLSKGGVDLVP
- a CDS encoding glycerophosphodiester phosphodiesterase, translating into MSDWTAPHPLWIVGHRGSPRRARENTLDSFDFAEAEGADAIELDLQQTRDGELVVFHDDAIPIGTERHAVRAMASIDVRGLLLESPFGEYRIPTLDDLFQRYGNAWRYVLEVKVNAATDRALAARRVCDVIAGFGLGPRCLVASFDADLLRRVAGRESGVATSYLFDRAVALPEAGQPRGIFPPCVAVGPRADFATEAFVAAAARAGLTVHPWTVDSPEEIQALADRGVASITTNEPALAARVLRG
- the pyrF gene encoding orotidine-5'-phosphate decarboxylase; its protein translation is MTPRETAARDRIGVALDFGSAPEARDFAARMKGRCGWFKIGLELFVAEGPALVSEIARSGKVFLDLKLHDIPNTVAAAARAAVRTGASLVNVHASGGREMMVAARAAVAEEAARLGRERPAVIAVTILTSLGPEAFAELPFSGDPSAAALRLSQLAAASGLDGVVCSAAEVAAVRAACGPAFLTVVPGIRPRGSEAGDQKRIATPGAALSAGASILVVGRPVTRAADPVAALDAIVEEMAGA
- a CDS encoding dihydroorotate dehydrogenase, producing MLSDLSVALGPVRLKNPIATASGTFGYGLEFADVVDISAIGGLFTKGLSLAPHEGNAPPRICETPSGMLNAIGLQNVGIEAFLSEKLPRLRAAGATVFANIWGDEEEEYVEIVRALAGAEGLAGIELNISCPNVRKGGMLFGNSPQATASLVGKVRKATDAPLVVKLSPNAPDLVESARAARGAGADVLSLVNTFVGMSVDPETARPRISFGTGGLSGPAIRPLAVRMVYQVHRALPDVPLWGIGGIETLSDVLEFLAVGASAVQIGTANFRDPGVSGRLVAELDAWCSARSISARDLIGRTP